One stretch of Bos indicus x Bos taurus breed Angus x Brahman F1 hybrid chromosome 22, Bos_hybrid_MaternalHap_v2.0, whole genome shotgun sequence DNA includes these proteins:
- the DNAJB8 gene encoding dnaJ homolog subfamily B member 8: MANYYEVLGVQASASPEDIKKAYRKLALRWHPDKNPDNKEEAEKKFKQVSEAYEVLSDSKKRSLYDRAGCDGWRLGGTGSPHGSPFGGGYTFRNPEDIFREFFGGLDPFSFDFWDAPFGSERGARGHGLRGAFSAGFGEFPAFMEAFSAFDSLGRGGAGRTTFSSTSFGGSGSGGSGFKSVMSSTEIVNGHKVTTKRIVENGQERVEVEEDGQLTSVTINGKEQLKRVDSK, translated from the coding sequence ATGGCTAACTACTACGAAGTGCTCGGGGTGCAGGCCAGCGCCTCCCCGGAGGACATCAAGAAGGCCTACCGCAAGCTGGCCCTGCGCTGGCACCCCGACAAGAACCCTGACAACAAGGAGGAGGCCGAGAAGAAGTTCAAGCAGGTGTCCGAGGCCTACGAGGTCCTGTCCGACTCCAAGAAGCGCTCGCTGTACGACCGCGCGGGCTGCGACGGCTGGCGGCTCGGCGGGACCGGCTCCCCGCACGGCAGCCCCTTCGGCGGCGGCTACACCTTCCGCAACCCGGAGGACATCTTCCGTGAGTTCTTCGGCGGCCTGGACCCCTTCTCCTTCGACTTCTGGGATGCGCCCTTCGGCAGCGAGCGCGGGGCCCGGGGCCACGGGCTGCGCGGGGCCTTCTCGGCCGGCTTCGGCGAGTTCCCCGCCTTCATGGAGGCCTTCTCGGCCTTTGACAGCCTGGGCCGCGGGGGCGCCGGCCGGACCACCTTCTCGTCCACGTCCTTCGGCGGCTCCGGCTCGGGCGGCTCCGGGTTCAAATCGGTGATGTCGTCCACCGAGATCGTCAACGGCCACAAGGTCACCACCAAGCGCATCGTGGAGAACGGGCAGGAGCGCGTGGAGGTGGAGGAGGACGGGCAGCTCACGTCAGTGACCATCAACGGCAAGGAGCAGCTCAAACGCGTGGACAGCAAGTAG